gtctaataaaaatccaaaagtttAGTGTGACGAAATTGAAAACTTTGATATaaggcaaaagttaaaagatcgaaaaaattagtaaaaattattatatgttataagAACTTGTAAGACACAAAGgatttgtaaatttgtataaaccttttgtataaaaacataaacaataactatgtCAATGATTTAAATGTTATATGACCCTAAGACTTAACGataatgaaaattattatatattaacaacgttatataatatatatatatatatatatgtatataaagatggataaaaatagtcaaaccaaatgtttaaaagtaaaatcgtaaccatgtgaaagttatttgatgaaaaaatgAGAACCCAAAacttagtgtcaagaaaattaaaacgaaaactttgatatgggacaaaagttaaaagaatataaagTTCAGGGGATTAAActgaaaaatggtaaaaattattactcgtatgtgttataagaacttgtacattctATGCATAAAGCACTTATACATTGAtataggtttttagtatattataaatgaaataaaagtttaaaaatttagaaattttaaggggttaaaacgaatattggttaaaattaaaagggttaaaattagtatgtgctttAATAGCTTGTACCTTTCATGTTTAAAAGACTTGTACATAGCACATTGATGCACTTTTGATATTTTCTAGAGATAAAATATATCTTAAATCGACCCATTCAGAAGTACATGGAAAGAAATTAACACATTTGATTCATGCTTTTAAATTGAGTATCTTTTAGTCATGAACACACAATGTACAGTCAATGTTTTTGAATTGCATAGCAGGAGGAAGTCAATATTGAAAACAGAGAACTCATATTTAAAGAAGTCTGCTATATTGTATTCTAATACATCTCAATATCAAAGAACAATTTCCTGAATCAGATACAAATAACATATATTACTCTCTACGTATATGAACACTACAAACTTAACACAATGATCGTGTTTGTTCCATTAGGTTATCAAATTATGAAGCTTGATCGCACAAATATTTGAGTTGTCATGAGGTTATAGCAGTACTAAAGCTGCAGCACATACTGCATATATCAACCCAGCGCCCTACAAAGAAAATTTTGTCTAAATGGTTAagtaatcaaaaaaaaaaaaaatgttaacatAATTGAACATAGAAGAAATTAGTATGCGCTTAATGGATACCTTGAAAGAGAAACTAGATGTTGCTGAAGAGGGTACAAGTCCAGTGAACCCGATGTCGTAAGCAATGCTACCATCTGCTTTGAATAGCCCGAAGTTTCTTTCAGATGTCGGGCCAGGCTTTAAATTCTCGTTAAACATGGCAAAAACATATGCTTTGACTACCTTTTTGGGTCTGTAAGGGGTACCCTTCTTCTTAAGGAGTCTTTTACGTAAATTGAAATTGTAAGTCCTTGCATTGCTAACTGTAGCACCTGCTTCATTTGGATCTCCATGTGAAGCCCAGCCCGTTTCGGATACTATAACCTCCATTTTAGCAAATCCTGCTTTTTCTAAAGCAGCATATGTAGCATCAATTTGCGCCTCAAACATGTTATCGTAATGCAGTTTTGTTTTTGAATCATATATGCCTGGATTCTTGTTAAAGAGGGCATAGTTTATATCAATGTGTTCAGGGTCACTGATGTACGCAAGAAAAGGGTATGTGTTTATATAGAAAGGTGattttatttgtgagaaaaACTCAAGAAGGGGCTTCATGTAGGGAACCAAGGTTTCCTTAAACGCCCCTGCGGATGGAGGGAATGAACTCGCAAACACACCAGCCGAATGAGGGCTAGAAACCTCGACATCATCAGCTAGGTGAAGGTTCTCAAGGGCAGTATGGATATTCTTCACAGCTGGTAATAAGACCTCCCAAAGCTCTTGATTAGCACCACCTAACACCTCATTCCCAACTGCAATCCCACGAATACGGGTCCCGGGTACAAACGGCTCTACATTTTGTTTGACCCAGTCTATGGCTCGATCTTGGCTTGCGCTGATATCCTTTATAAACTCGTTCCCAAGACCAATAATGATCTCAATGCCTGACCCTTTAAAGGCCTTGAGAACTTCATGGTCGGCGTCATATATGCGTGTGTTTTTAATCTTGGAGGCCTTCATAAGGGTCACAACACTCTCCGGAGGGGGGATGTTGTCCGCTATCCTTCCATAGTTGACTCCATACGTACCCGTGAAGGCACTAGCTAATAAAACTGCACAAATTATCATGTTAAACATATATTCAATAACATTTAAATATTCACCGGAAAAGTAGTTGGTATACCATTGGTAAAAACGATCAAGAGAAGAACAATGGGACCGCGATATAATTTAGAGAGATCCATCTTTTTGAAAGCAGATTAAAATGTAGAAGATATATGTGGGGTACGTACgtgaatatgtaaatatgtaagaAATTTGGAAGAACAATATATGCATGGCTTGTAGTTTGGGATGCTTGCTCTTTAGGAATGCCATTCGAGTTGTCTTAAAGATTCTTGGCATGGCTAGTGATGAAGCTATTAGCCATGAATTGCAATGTAAAATTCTAAAACTTGCAGTAAATCATTATAAGATAGAgtaatatattttcatgttgCTATTGCAAAATACTAACTTTCTGTGTCATGCATGTGTAATCAAATGAAAGATTCCAACTTTATGCATGCTTTTCCCATCTCTAAAGTTTACTTATTTTCTTGTACGATTTTATACCTTTCCGAGATTAAATATTTTAGACTTTGGCATATATGTAAAAAGACAGAGATGCTACGGTTAATTTGCATTGCTTTGCTAGTGGGGAACCCAAAAACGACCATGCCTTGAATTGAAAGAAATAATTTCATATAATTTGTTAAATTAAATGGAAAATTGTTATAAGTCTCCTATCTCTATTGGCTATAGGCAAGGTAATCTGGATCCAAAATCTGATAAACATGCTCAAATATCTATCACGAGTATGATCAAGCAAAGTGACGAAATCAGGCCGATGGTTGCGCCCACTTCCCCTCACTCTATGAAAAAACAATTAgctgtaaaataaaatattatttatacatatctAATCTATTATACgtaataaaaaacacaaactaaaAATTGTGGTGTTTATAtaaaggaaaatgttaaacgTAAAAGCTAATCCCTTAAATTTTGAGATaaatgtataactatttaatgtatTTTAACGAAAGTCCTTAAAACTTCGTTTACCAAAACccttaaataaaatatgataagaagaaaatgaagtaaaaaaaaaacataaataaaacaaaaacaacgaCCTACGTAAAAAATTCATACAAGTAGGGGATAGTTTAATAACTTTCATAAAGTCACTGGCGAGCCACATTATACCCAGGACGGGCCAAGGCCCACCCTACAAAGTCTATCACCTATAACATGTATATAGA
The sequence above is drawn from the Erigeron canadensis isolate Cc75 chromosome 4, C_canadensis_v1, whole genome shotgun sequence genome and encodes:
- the LOC122598453 gene encoding glucan endo-1,3-beta-glucosidase 11, whose amino-acid sequence is MDLSKLYRGPIVLLLIVFTNVLLASAFTGTYGVNYGRIADNIPPPESVVTLMKASKIKNTRIYDADHEVLKAFKGSGIEIIIGLGNEFIKDISASQDRAIDWVKQNVEPFVPGTRIRGIAVGNEVLGGANQELWEVLLPAVKNIHTALENLHLADDVEVSSPHSAGVFASSFPPSAGAFKETLVPYMKPLLEFFSQIKSPFYINTYPFLAYISDPEHIDINYALFNKNPGIYDSKTKLHYDNMFEAQIDATYAALEKAGFAKMEVIVSETGWASHGDPNEAGATVSNARTYNFNLRKRLLKKKGTPYRPKKVVKAYVFAMFNENLKPGPTSERNFGLFKADGSIAYDIGFTGLVPSSATSSFSFKGAGLIYAVCAAALVLL